From one Triticum urartu cultivar G1812 chromosome 3, Tu2.1, whole genome shotgun sequence genomic stretch:
- the LOC125547255 gene encoding putrescine hydroxycinnamoyltransferase 1-like — translation MPTGAVGIYLAVGNPNFSGSVVRKRSLQAIILFGRKAIKGECESKSSRPVSLPLVSFSVLTQPAELSRRKMGVVDQQEVEVVESCMVKPSEETPSHGLWLSQLDLKMVNRGHTPNVYFYSPDSGDVDNFFDVARLKAAMAKALVPFYPLAGRLGADGDGRPEIDCAGQGVLFVVARSDLTVDGFVDFQPSPELRRLFVPRVEDSPSIMCAIQVTFMGCGGVALGTALHHVAIDAVSAVHFFQTWSGFCRDGDAAAAVLELPCHDRTLLCARSPPVVHPDALTVFSCPKLSLAVSAEPSGAVVNKIFVLSKDQVAALKRACTSGGDGGRVSTFCAVSAQVWRSFCTAGRLPTDATTRLTFPANIRGALRPPLPARYFGNGIIVLGAAGKVRDIESEELGSVAHRISGAVRRMDDELVRSAIDYLEIHGSKQPPSSMPETELRVVSWLGMPVYDTDFGWGKPLVMHRAVQQRAGMVYLMDGVSGSGGVRILVSTEAAILNDFQHLLYANF, via the coding sequence TACAGGCTATTATTTTGTTCGGTCGTAAGGCTATAAAAGGGGAGTGTGAGAGCAAGAGTAGTCGACCCGTGTCTCTTCCTCTTGTAAGTTTCTCAGTTCTCACACAACCAGCTGAGCTCAGCAGAAGGAAAATGGGTGTGGTGGATCAacaggaggtggaggtggtggagTCGTGCATGGTGAAGCCGAGCGAGGAGACGCCTAGCCATGGACTCTGGCTCTCCCAACTCGACCTCAAAATGGTCAACAGAGGCCACACGCCGAACGTATACTTCTACAGTCCGGACTCCGGCGACGTCGACAACTTCTTCGACGTGGCCAGGCTGAAGGCGGCGATGGCCAAGGCTCTCGTGCCCTTCTACCCTCTCGCCGGCCGTTTGGGCGCGGACGGCGACGGCCGGCCAGAGATCGACTGTGCCGGCCAGGGCGTGCTCTTCGTCGTCGCTCGGTCGGACCTCACCGTCGACGGCTTCGTGGACTTCCAGCCGTCGCCGGAACTAAGGAGGCTCTTTGTTCCCCGCGTGGAGGACTCGCCGTCCATCATGTGCGCCATCCAGGTGACCTTCATGGGATGCGGCGGGGTGGCCTTGGGGACGGCGCTGCACCACGTAGCCATCGACGCCGTAAGCGCAGTCCACTTCTTCCAGACGTGGTCCGGCTTCTGCAGGGACggcgacgcggcggcggcggtgctggAGCTCCCATGCCACGACCGCACCCTCCTCTGTGCGCGCTCCCCACCCGTCGTCCACCCCGACGCCCTCACTGTGTTCTCCTGTCCGAAGCTGAGCCTAGCAGTATCTGCCGAGCCGTCGGGGGCCGTGGTCAACAAGATCTTCGTCCTCTCCAAGGACCAGGTCGCCGCACTCAAGCGTGCCTGCAccagcggcggcgacggcggccgcGTGAGCACGTTCTGCGCCGTGAGCGCCCAAGTGTGGAGGTCATTCTGCACCGCCGGCCGGCTACCGACGGACGCCACGACACGCCTCACCTTCCCGGCCAACATCCGGGGCGCCCTGCGGCCGCCGCTCCCGGCCCGCTACTTCGGGAACGGGATCATCGTCCTGGGCGCCGCTGGCAAGGTGCGGGACATCGAGTCGGAGGAGCTGGGCTCCGTCGCCCACCGTATCAGCGGCGCCGTCCGCAGGATGGATGACGAGCTGGTGCGTTCGGCGATCGACTACCTCGAGATACACGGCAGCAAGCAGCCCCCGAGCAGCATGCCGGAGACGGAGCTGAGGGTGGTGAGCTGGCTGGGCATGCCGGTATACGACACGGATTTCGGGTGGGGGAAGCCCCTGGTGATGCACCGCGCCGTGCAGCAGCGCGCCGGGATGGTCTACCTCATGGACGGCGTCAGCGGGAGCGGCGGCGTGCGCATCCTCGTGTCTACGGAGGCTGCGATTCTAAACGACTTTCAGCACCTGCTATATGCCAACTTCTAG